Proteins from a genomic interval of Heteronotia binoei isolate CCM8104 ecotype False Entrance Well chromosome 7, APGP_CSIRO_Hbin_v1, whole genome shotgun sequence:
- the CEBPD gene encoding CCAAT/enhancer-binding protein delta produces MSAAALDSLDSLSCYRSWSLEPANFYETKVGEGGGGLSPSCKAGGSMSAVAAEESGGMPSGPGSGSRDLAELSAAASAMYEDESAIDFSSYIDSMAAVPNLELCNDELFADLFNNNHKGGGAAAYGDYLPAAPQPQHSHQAPSGSSALASLLHASVPPGPLRGAVKQEPEWGDEASGSSSLLPSQIATCAQTIVNLSGQPTPPTSPEPPGSASPSSYSSRSSASSSPGGKERPGKKCVDRFSPEYRQRRERNNIAVRKSRDKAKRRNQEMQQKLVELSAENERLHKKIEQLTRDLSSLRHFFKQLPNASFLQASSATDCR; encoded by the coding sequence ATGAGCGCCGCCGCCCTGGACAGCCTGGACTCGCTGTCGTGCTACCGGAGCTGGTCGCTGGAGCCCGCCAATTTCTACGAGACGAAGGTGGGAGAAGGCGGCGGCGGGCTGAGTCCGTCGTGCAAGGCGGGCGGCAGCATGAGCGCCGTGGCCGCGGAGGAGTCCGGCGGCATGCCTTCGGGGCCGGGCAGCGGCAGCCGTGACCTGGCGGAACTCAGCGCCGCCGCGTCGGCCATGTACGAGGACGAGAGCGCCATCGATTTCAGTTCCTACATCGACTCCATGGCGGCCGTGCCCAACCTGGAGCTGTGCAACGACGAGCTCTTCGCTGACCTCTTCAACAACAACCACAAGGGCGGGGGCGCCGCCGCCTACGGGGACTACCTGCCCGCCGCCCCTCAGCCGCAGCACTCGCACCAGGCGCCGTCGGGGAGCAGCGCCTTGGCCAGCCTGTTGCACGCCAGCGTCCCTCCCGGGCCGCTGCGAGGCGCCGTCAAGCAGGAGCCCGAGTGGGGGGACGAGGCGTCGGGGTCGTCCTCGCTGCTGCCCTCGCAGATCGCCACCTGCGCCCAGACCATCGTGAACCTGAGCGGGCAGCCCACGCCGCCCACCTCCCCCGAGCCTCCGGGCAGCGCCTCCCCGTCCAGCTACAGCAGCCGCTCCTCCGCCTCGTCGTCGCCGGGCGGCAAGGAGCGGCCGGGCAAGAAGTGCGTAGACAGGTTCAGTCCGGAGTACCGGCAGCGGCGGGAGCGCAACAACATCGCCGTGCGCAAGAGCCGCGACAAGGCCAAGCGGCGCAACcaggagatgcagcagaagctGGTGGAGCTGTCCGCCGAGAACGAGCGGCTCCACAAGAAGATCGAACAGCTGACCCGGGACTTAAGCAGCCTCCGGCACTTCTTCAAGCAGCTGCCCAACGCTTCCTTCCTGCAGGCCTCCTCTGCCACAGACTGCCGGTAA